A section of the Oryza sativa Japonica Group chromosome 1, ASM3414082v1 genome encodes:
- the LOC4327777 gene encoding protein DEFECTIVE IN MERISTEM SILENCING 3 isoform X2 — MQDELQKLALKVNHHEENIRFLKSELNAVEDSCADLGIKIGNYYSSMAAIANNDTSVEEAEQRTIQSILKQDETAAGIICQLKIRHYQHASKLPLMKDVLGVVATLGKINNDNLSRVLSEYLGLDNMLGVVCKTYDGVEGLETYDKEGMVDKTSGIHGLGRTIGKFLDGRFTVFCLENIRPFSGDFMIDDPQRKLLLHKPRLPSGEFPPGFLGFAVNMIHLDQANLSCLTAGGHGLRETLFYSLFSQLQVYKTRAELRNAIPLINDGAVSLDGSILRPNGSFCLGNRASLGIQFPVTANLGVSNLPVTITELEEQVKHKNWEKERLLEDIKRQEDLLNQVKDLFSKKKEQFMAYITQPGMLQRASQASPTIPSPATPGSNPFGSRPPHLRGR, encoded by the exons ATGCAGGACGAGCTGCAGAAGCTGGCGCTCAAGGTGAACCACCACGAGGAGAACATCAGGTTTCTCAAGTCGGAGCTCAATGCCGTCGAGGACTCGTGCGCTGACCTGGGCA TTAAAATAGGCAATTATTATTCATCGATGGCGGCAATTGCAAATAATGACACATCTGTTGAAGAAGCTGAACAACGCACTATTCAAAGTATACTCAAACAGGACGAGACAGCAGCTGGGATTATATGCCAACTGAAGATTCGTCATTATCAGCATGCATCAAAGCTGCCACTGATGAAAGATGTCCTTGGTGTCGTAGCTACCttgggaaaaataaataatgacAACCTCAGCAG GGTACTCTCAGAGTACTTGGGATTGGACAATATGCTTGGTGTCGTCTGCAAGACTTATGATGGTGTCGAGGGTCTTGAAACATATGACAAGGAAGGTATGGTTGATAAAACCAGTGGCATTCATGGACTAGGTCGCACAATTGGAAAATTTTTAGATGGAAGATTCACTGTCTTTTGTCTTGAAAATATAAG GCCATTTTCTGGTGATTTTATGATCGATGATCCTCAGAGGAAACTTCTTTTGCATAAACCAAGGTTGCCTAGTGGAGAGTTCCCACCTGGTTTTCTTGGTTTTGCAGTAAATATGATACATTTGGACCAGGCAAATTTGAGTTGTCTCACAGCTGGGGGCCACGGTCTTAGGGAAACTTTATTTTACAGCCTGTTTTCTCAGTTGCAAGTCTATAAGACTAGAGCTGAATTGCGAAATGCTATTCCTTTGATAAATGATGGTGCTGTTTCTCTTGATGGGTCTATACTAAGACCTAATGGCTCATTCTGCCTAGGTAATAG GGCAAGCTTAGGAATACAATTTCCTGTAACTGCAAATCTTGGGGTCTCAAACTTACCCGTAACTATCACTGAACTGGAGGAGCAAGTTAAACATAAGAATTGGGAAAAGGAAAGGCTTCTCGAGGATATAAAAAGACAAGAAGATTTGTTGAACCAAGTTAAGGATTTGTTCAGCAAGAAAAAGGAACAGTTCATGGCTTATATCACTCAACCAGGAATGTTACAG AGAGCATCGCAGGCTTCACCGACAATTCCTTCACCAGCTACTCCTGGAAGCAATCCATTTGGATCAAGGCCTCCCCACCTGCG AGGAAGATAA
- the LOC4327777 gene encoding protein DEFECTIVE IN MERISTEM SILENCING 3 isoform X1, with product MAVQSAERGVEAPPLTLSIFEFNSKVMQDELQKLALKVNHHEENIRFLKSELNAVEDSCADLGIKIGNYYSSMAAIANNDTSVEEAEQRTIQSILKQDETAAGIICQLKIRHYQHASKLPLMKDVLGVVATLGKINNDNLSRVLSEYLGLDNMLGVVCKTYDGVEGLETYDKEGMVDKTSGIHGLGRTIGKFLDGRFTVFCLENIRPFSGDFMIDDPQRKLLLHKPRLPSGEFPPGFLGFAVNMIHLDQANLSCLTAGGHGLRETLFYSLFSQLQVYKTRAELRNAIPLINDGAVSLDGSILRPNGSFCLGNRASLGIQFPVTANLGVSNLPVTITELEEQVKHKNWEKERLLEDIKRQEDLLNQVKDLFSKKKEQFMAYITQPGMLQRASQASPTIPSPATPGSNPFGSRPPHLRGR from the exons ATGGCGGTTCAATCTGCAGAGCGCGGCGTGGAGGCTCCACCTCTGACGCTGTCGATATTCGAGTTCAACAGTAag GTGATGCAGGACGAGCTGCAGAAGCTGGCGCTCAAGGTGAACCACCACGAGGAGAACATCAGGTTTCTCAAGTCGGAGCTCAATGCCGTCGAGGACTCGTGCGCTGACCTGGGCA TTAAAATAGGCAATTATTATTCATCGATGGCGGCAATTGCAAATAATGACACATCTGTTGAAGAAGCTGAACAACGCACTATTCAAAGTATACTCAAACAGGACGAGACAGCAGCTGGGATTATATGCCAACTGAAGATTCGTCATTATCAGCATGCATCAAAGCTGCCACTGATGAAAGATGTCCTTGGTGTCGTAGCTACCttgggaaaaataaataatgacAACCTCAGCAG GGTACTCTCAGAGTACTTGGGATTGGACAATATGCTTGGTGTCGTCTGCAAGACTTATGATGGTGTCGAGGGTCTTGAAACATATGACAAGGAAGGTATGGTTGATAAAACCAGTGGCATTCATGGACTAGGTCGCACAATTGGAAAATTTTTAGATGGAAGATTCACTGTCTTTTGTCTTGAAAATATAAG GCCATTTTCTGGTGATTTTATGATCGATGATCCTCAGAGGAAACTTCTTTTGCATAAACCAAGGTTGCCTAGTGGAGAGTTCCCACCTGGTTTTCTTGGTTTTGCAGTAAATATGATACATTTGGACCAGGCAAATTTGAGTTGTCTCACAGCTGGGGGCCACGGTCTTAGGGAAACTTTATTTTACAGCCTGTTTTCTCAGTTGCAAGTCTATAAGACTAGAGCTGAATTGCGAAATGCTATTCCTTTGATAAATGATGGTGCTGTTTCTCTTGATGGGTCTATACTAAGACCTAATGGCTCATTCTGCCTAGGTAATAG GGCAAGCTTAGGAATACAATTTCCTGTAACTGCAAATCTTGGGGTCTCAAACTTACCCGTAACTATCACTGAACTGGAGGAGCAAGTTAAACATAAGAATTGGGAAAAGGAAAGGCTTCTCGAGGATATAAAAAGACAAGAAGATTTGTTGAACCAAGTTAAGGATTTGTTCAGCAAGAAAAAGGAACAGTTCATGGCTTATATCACTCAACCAGGAATGTTACAG AGAGCATCGCAGGCTTCACCGACAATTCCTTCACCAGCTACTCCTGGAAGCAATCCATTTGGATCAAGGCCTCCCCACCTGCG AGGAAGATAA